A single region of the Vicia villosa cultivar HV-30 ecotype Madison, WI linkage group LG4, Vvil1.0, whole genome shotgun sequence genome encodes:
- the LOC131598846 gene encoding E3 ubiquitin-protein ligase SIRP1-like produces the protein MENEQWCTICSKMVSPLNEYENKCPFCDTQFGDGMENLSDHHNNDAIDLRSAWVFSLYAPIFLGLMNAFTPSLATISSQENITSRNDEDFEQERGNYNELVIGRRRRTSTYMMHLFRGLHVRMVSENENIEQNRNIIDNNNNIVNNNNNNNSNNNSILVIDPFNEGALIVRGPNLNHTNLNRSNENNISTSTIGSLNDFVDGSGFDLLLQQLAQITPSGYASVNPPTKKEAIEAMENMINDEKLQCTICLEDVEIGNVTKEMPCKHKFHSDCIVSWLKLHSSCPVCRFQMPCEDSNVLANLENGNREVQNNEVVRRGRNGRRNWFPVLQSFNNFLPFP, from the coding sequence ATGGAGAATGAGCAATGGTGCACCATATGCTCTAAAATGGTGAGCCCATTGAATGAATATGAAAACAAATGTCCCTTTTGTGATACACAATTTGGTGATGGAATGGAAAATCTAAGTGATCATCATAATAATGATGCTATTGATTTAAGGTCAGCTTGGGTTTTCTCACTTTATGCACCAATTTTTCTTGGTTTGATGAATGCTTTTACTCCTTCTCTAGCAACAATTTCTTCACAAGAAAACATCACATCAAGAAATGATGAAGATTTTGAACAAGAGAGGGGAAATTACAATGAGCTTGTAATAGGAAGAAGGAGAAGAACTTCAACTTACATGATGCATCTCTTTAGAGGACTTCATGTTAGAATGGTTTCAGAAAATGAAAACATAGAACAAAATAGAAACATTAttgataacaataataatattgttaataataataataacaataatagtaataataatagtatactAGTTATTGATCCATTCAATGAAGGTGCATTAATTGTGAGAGGACCTAATTTGAATCATACAAATTTAAATAGGTCAAATGAAAATAATATTAGTACTAGTACTATTGGATCTTTGAATGATTTTGTGGATGGAAGTGGATTTGATTTATTGCTACAACAATTGGCACAAATTACTCCTAGTGGTTATGCAAGTGTGAATCCTCCAACAAAGAAGGAAGCAATAGAAGCAATGGAAAATATGATTAATGATGAGAAATTGCAATGTACAATATGTTTAGAAGATGTTGAGATTGGAAATGTTACTAAAGAAATGCCATGCAAGCATAAGTTTCATAGCGATTGCATTGTGTCATGGCTTAAACTACATAGTTCTTGTCCAGTTTGTAGGTTTCAAATGCCTTGTGAGGATTCAAATGTTTTGGCTAATTTGGAAAATGGAaatagagaggttcaaaataatGAGGTTGTGAGGAGAGGTAGAAATGGAAGGAGGAATTGGTTTCCAGTGCTTCAATCTTTTAATAATTTTCTTCCTTTTCCTTGA
- the LOC131596794 gene encoding uncharacterized protein LOC131596794 has protein sequence MKWNKEIFGLLDLEVNSTINTLNNLDSMVAAVEGRVNADIAAARIVASESLWDAVINRESILKQKSRCNWKLEGDTDTKYFCNVMKARILRNSIVGLSTPRGSVIEVEEVKAEILNHFANRFVEIEVVRSVLDGVEFNCLSSEDLSHLEAPFLFEEVKEIVWLGDCEKSPGLDGFPLGFLKKCWNFVSHDVMKFVQNLHAKRKLPKAIPISFLALIPKNDSPQKVEDYRLICLIGCLYRLLSKLLDGRLKKVIGKLVSLNQFAFIEGRQMINDVLVLNEVADFAKINRRNKWCLWMEALVFSSMISMLVNGSSTAKFVASRGLRQGDPMSQFLFLLVAEDLAGLMQNAAEYGGFWGFHFNEHIHFELLQFADNANVLCDGSMDNLWCIKAVLRGFELVSGLCININKSKIYDINIGTDFLAAAANFLPCEIGSMPFVFLGLPVGANHRRKTTWKPIFTKLSRKLAAWQGKHLSLGEPRVVWEEIIKIQRTILWERRMTKEECVRFVGIRYGDGLTYIHDEIPENKVKKYSLWWRYVRVVYKLDTLWFLNSISCKLGAGDKFSFWNHHWVGNFTLKSLFPNLFSNSVIKHFLVAESGQLENGVWEWEFGVMENTDNSLELLSLCNVLADVDLNHNSSDEVLWGSDNEDFLVKSAYQRLYLAAKGDVLLDAINFQVIHNIWKAKVPRKIKIFGWRYILNSLPMREELWQRGVIIDMVHISCVDGGSRVAFSGGNNVRARRFGVVVLDRICDCLESCVRLPFVVFFWLLITWSIWRARNDLVFSNKVWDVRGLVMGIKFMGCDWYSIIVNRGIEIDGDVWFTNPLNLVGI, from the exons ATGAAGTGGAATAAGGAGATCTTTGGTTTGTTAGATTTAGAGGTCAATAGCACCATTAATACTCTTAATAATTTGGATTCGATGGTGGCTGCGGTAGAGGGAAGAGTTAATGCGGACATAGCTGCTGCCAGAATCGTTGCATCTGAATCATTGTGGGATGCGGTTATTAACAGGGAGAGTATTTTGAAACAGAAATCCAGATGCAATTGGAAATTGGAAGGGGATACTGACACCAAGTATTTCTGTAATGTGATGAAAGCTAGAATACTGAGGAATTCTATTGTTGGGTTAAGCACGCCTAGAGGAAGTGTGATTGAGGTGGAAGAGGTGAAAGCGGAGATTTTAAATCATTTTGCCAATAGGTTTGTGGAGATTGAGGTTGTGCGTTCGGTGCTTGATGGTGTTGAATTCAATTGTCTTTCAAGTGAGGATTTGAGTCATTTGGAAGCCCCGTTTCTTTTCGAGGAGGTTAAAGAAATAGTTTGGCTTGGAGATTGCGAGAAAAGCCCGGGGCTTGATGGGTTTCCTTTGGGTTTTTTGAAAAAGTGCTGGAACTTTGTCTCTCATGATGTCATGAAGTTTGTCCAAAACTTACATGCTAAGAGAAAATTGCCCAAGGCAATTCCGATATCGTTCTTGGCGCTAATTCCAAAAAATGATAGTCCTCAAAAGGTTGAAGATTACAGGCTTATTTGTCTTATAGGTTGTTTGTATCGTTTGTTGTCTAAATTACTGGATGGTAGACTAAAGAAGGTGATTGGAAAGCTTGTTTCTTTGAATCAATTCGCATTCATTGAAGGGAGACAGATGATAAATGATGTGCTTGTCTTGAATGAGGTTGCTGATTTTGCTAAAATAAATAGGAG GAATAAGTGGTGCCTTTGGATGGAAGCTTTGGTTTTTTCTAGCATGATATCTATGCTTGTTAATGGAAGTTCGACTGCAAAATTTGTTGCGTCTAGAGGTCTTCGGCAAGGTGATCCGATGTCCCAGTTTCTGTTCCTTTTAGTAGCGGAGGATTTGGCGGGTTTGATGCAGaatgctgcagagtatggaggtTTTTGGGGTTTTCATTTCAACGAGCATATTCACTTCGAGTTACTGCAATTTGCGGACAATGCAAATGTTTTATGTGATGGGAGTATGGATAATTTGTGGTGTATCAAGGCAGTTTTGAGGGGCTTTGAGCTAGTTTCTGGGTTGTGCATCAACATCAACAAAAGCAAGATCTACGACATCAATATTGGGACTGATTTCTTGGCTGCAGCTGCAAATTTTCTACCGTGTGAAATTGGCAGTATGCCTTTTGTCTTCCTTGGCTTACCTGTAGGCGCTAATCATAGGAGAAAGACTACTTGGAAACCAATTTTCACCAAGTTATCTAGAAAGCTTGCAGCTTGGCAGGGCAAACATCTTTCCCTTGGAG AGCCTAGAGTGGTTTGGGAGgagataatcaaaatccaaagGACAATCTTGTGGGAAAGACGGATGACAAAAGAGGAATGTGTTAGGTTCGTTGGGATAAG ATACGGTGATGGGTTGACTTACATTCATGACGAGATTCCGgaaaataaagtgaaaaaatATTCTTTGTGGTGGCGATATGTGCGAGTTGTTTATAAActtgatacattg TGGTTTTTAAACTCTATTTCATGCAAGCTTGGCGCGGGGGATAAATTCAGTTTTTGGAACCACCATTGGGTTGGTAATTTCACTTTGAAAAGTTTGTTCCCTAATCTGTTTTCTAATTCTGTGATAAAACATTTTCTCGTGGCGGAAAGTGGCCAGTTGGAGAATGGTGTGTGGGAGTGGGAGTTTGGGGTGATGGAGAATACAGATAATTCTCTGGAGTTGTTGAGTTTGTGTAACGTGTTGGCTGATGTTGATTTGAACCATAATAGTAGCGATGAGGTATTGTGGGGAAGTGATAATGAAGATTTTTTGGTGAAGAGTGCCTATCAGAGACTTTATCTAGCTGCAAAAGGGGATGTCTTGCTGGATGCTATTAACTTCCAGGTTATTCATAATATATGGAAGGCGAAGGTTCCTAggaaaatcaagatttttgggTGGCGGTATATCCTGAATAGTCTTCCTATGAGAGAAGAGTTATGGCAGAGAGGCGTTATCATCGACATGGTGCACATATCTT GTGTGGACGGCGGTTCTAGGGTGGCTTTTAGTGGAGGAAACAATGTACGGGCTCGGCGATTCGGAGTTGTTGTGTTAGATCGTATTTGTGATTGTTTGGAGTCTTGTGTTCGTCTACCGTTTGTGGTGTTTTTTTGGCTTCTCATTACTTGGAGTATTTGGAGAGCTAGAAATGATTTGGTTTTTTCTAATAAGGTTTGGGATGTTAGGGGGCTGGTGATGGGTATAAAATTTATGGGTTGTGATTGGTATTCAATCATTGTCAATAGAGGTATAGAAATTGATGGTGATGTCTGGTTTACTAATCCGTTGAATTTGGTGGGGATTTAG
- the LOC131594540 gene encoding 3-ketoacyl-CoA synthase 20-like — protein MLKHFYVISNIMNILFMSLLLVIATTCVSCFYVNDEYCNPQASTLIKSFCLATSLVYYIFMSRPNKIYLVDFSCYKPGKNCLCTKEMLMERAKLFGFLSEENFILINKILDRSGVGPKTYVPEGLLQIPPKLTLDEARNESNLVLFGAVDDLLEKTCVEAKDIGILVVNCCLFNPTPSLSDAIVNHYKLRGNILIYNLSGMGCSAGVIAVDFAKQLLQAHPNSYALVLSTENEISSIYKGNNPSMLLTNCLFRMGGSAALLSSHPSDRNRSKYQLMHSLRTHVGADDNSYKCVFQEEDEKDIVGVSLSKDLMNVARDALRVHITSLGPLVLPISEKLKYVKNLIERKVLKRKIEAYMPNFKLAFDQFCIHTGGRAVLDRMQKSLELDDYLMEPSRMTLYRYGNTSSSSIWYELSYCEAKGRVKKGHKIWQMAFGSGFKVNTAVWLALKNCDPTSLKNPWRDEIDDFPVPMHCYRSMNKG, from the exons ATGTTGAAGCATTTCTATGTGATATCAAACATCATGAACATTTTGTTCATGTCTCTTTTATTAGTAATAGCCACAACATGTGTGAGTTGTTTTTATGTGAATGATGAATATTGCAACCCCCAAGCATCAACATTGATAAAATCATTTTGTTTAGCAACATCTTTAGTTTACTACATCTTCATGAGTAGACCAAACAAAATATACCTAGTAGATTTTTCATGTTACAAACCAGGCAAAAACTGTCTTTGCACCAAAGAGATGTTGATGGAAAGAGCAAAACTGTTTGGTTTTCTTTCTGAGGAAAATTTCATTTTGATTAATAAGATATTAGATAGGTCAGGTGTTGGACCTAAGACTTATGTGCCTGAAGGGTTGTTGCAAATTCCACCAAAATTGACTCTTGATGAGGCAAGAAATGAGTCCAATTTGGTTCTTTTTGGAGCTGTGGATGATTTGCTTGAGAAAACATGTGTGGAGGCTAAGGATATTGGGATACTTGTGGTGAATTGTTGTTTGTTTAATCCTACACCTTCACTTTCTGATGCTATTGTTAATCATTATAAGCTTAGGGGGAATATTTTGATCTATAATCTTAGTGGTATGGGATGCAGTGCTGGTGTTATTGCGGTTGATTTTGCCAAACAGCTACTTCAG GCACACCCAAATTCATATGCACTAGTGCTAAGTACAGAAAATGAAATCTCAAGCATATACAAAGGCAACAATCCTTCAATGCTGCTTACTAATTGTCTCTTCCGAATGGGCGGATCGGCAGCCCTACTCTCGAGTCATCCGTCCGATCGCAACCGCTCGAAATACCAGTTAATGCATTCGTTGCGCACTCACGTAGGCGCGGACGATAATAGTTACAAATGTGTCTTTCAAGAAGAAGACGAAAAGGACATCGTAGGCGTTTCATTGTCTAAAGATCTCATGAATGTTGCTAGAGACGCGCTTCGCGTGCACATTACATCGCTCGGTCCACTAGTCCTCCCGATCTCGGAAAAGTTAAAGTACGTGAAAAATTTAATCGAGAGGAAGGTTTTGAAGAGGAAGATCGAAGCATACATGCCTAATTTCAAGTTAGCGTTCGATCAATTTTGCATTCATACGGGCGGAAGAGCCGTTCTCGACCGAATGCAAAAGAGTCTTGAGCTTGATGATTATCTTATGGAGCCATCAAGGATGACACTTTATAGATATGGTAACACTTCATCAAGTTCTATTTGGTATGAGTTATCTTATTGTGAAGCTAAAGGGAGAGTTAAAAAAGGACATAAAATTTGGCAAATGGCATTTGGATCTGGATTTAAGGTTAATACAGCTGTTTGGCTTGCTTTGAAGAATTGTGATCCAACATCATTGAAAAATCCATGGAGGGATGAGATTGATGATTTTCCAGTTCCAATGCATTGCTACAGATCAATGAATAAAGGATag